The following are from one region of the Anomaloglossus baeobatrachus isolate aAnoBae1 chromosome 1, aAnoBae1.hap1, whole genome shotgun sequence genome:
- the LOC142301779 gene encoding granzyme A-like, with the protein MEHLLTLLVFSLLHINGYVCMDIIGGKEAAPHSRPYMALLKFKNPCGGALIKANWILTAAHCNADPRAYAILGAHSLKDNQGQQNLTIKRGIKYPCYDEKFRINDLQLLELEKPAKLNKFVALLPLPKREENITAKKICSAAGWGQTSLSKMTLSDVLQEVNLAIVDNKVCKKVYSKKKQTITDSMMCAGAPNKKQKADTCAGDSGGPLICDGKYAGIISFGIRECGKSKFPGVYTRLTDNYLKWIRNTIGGDNSDTM; encoded by the exons ATGTCTGTATGGATATTATTGGAGGAAAAGAGGCCGCTCCACACTCCAGACCATACATGGCTCTTCTGAAGTTTAAAAATCCATGTGGTGGGGCATTAATTAAAGCAAACTGGATTTTAACTGCCGCTCATTGTAATGC TGACCCTAGAGCGTATGCCATACTGGGCGCGCACAGTCTGAAAGATAATCAAGGACAGCAGAATTTAACAATTAAACGAGGCATTAAGTACCCCTGTTATGACGAGAAATTCAGGATAAATGACCTTCAGCTTTTAGAG CTGGAGAAACCTGCAAAGCTGAACAAGTTTGTTGCTCTTCTTCCACTACCAAAAAGAGAAGAAAACATTACTGCCAAGAAGATATGCAGCGCGGCCGGGTGGGGACAAACTAGTTTAAGTAAAATGACACTATCAGACGTCCTACAAGAAGTTAATCTGGCAATTGTTGACAATAAGGTCTGTAAGAAAGTATACAGCAAAAAGAAACAAACCATAACAGACAGCATGATGTGTGCCGGAGCCCCAAATAAGAAGCAAAAGGCTGACACATGCGCG GGCGACTCAGGGGGTCCTTTGATCTGTGATGGAAAATATGCTGGCATTATCTCATTTGGAATACGTGAATGTGGCAAATCAAAGTTTCCAGGAGTCTACACACGCCTTACAGACAATTATCTCAAGTGGATCCGAAATACAATTGGTGGTGATAATTCTGACACAATGTAA